Proteins encoded in a region of the Sulfurimonas marina genome:
- a CDS encoding PDC sensor domain-containing protein: MMQEFMETYNNNVNEIEKFLSETIHNLGELSTREEKSFDNLFKVFPSLELVYVCDKDTLLQISDNIYRDKVSSLPKGRDRSYLMQKIKFNNSDISISKPYISSATGKTCVTVVKEEDNKVYFMDFTVSALLERLGLIELHREFNLISKGFYFVTANLMILLAVFTLGYSIYELGHSLFFKEGGISIESIFKPIIALTLGLAIFDLSKTILEQEVVFKSYSKNSKLEYKVFTKFSITIIIALLIEALMVVFKIALHDYSQMLYAVYLIGGVSILVLSLGLFIFFTRKVSRE, translated from the coding sequence ATGATGCAAGAGTTTATGGAGACATACAATAATAATGTCAACGAAATAGAGAAGTTTTTATCTGAAACTATACATAATTTGGGAGAGTTATCCACAAGAGAAGAAAAAAGTTTTGATAACCTTTTTAAGGTTTTTCCATCTTTAGAGTTAGTGTATGTATGTGATAAAGACACATTATTACAGATATCAGATAATATTTACAGAGATAAAGTAAGCTCTTTACCAAAAGGTAGAGACAGAAGCTACTTAATGCAAAAAATAAAGTTTAACAATAGCGATATATCTATTAGTAAACCATACATCAGCAGTGCTACAGGAAAAACATGTGTTACAGTTGTAAAAGAGGAAGATAACAAAGTTTATTTTATGGACTTCACGGTAAGTGCTTTACTTGAAAGATTAGGGCTTATTGAGCTTCATAGAGAGTTCAACCTAATAAGTAAAGGTTTTTACTTTGTTACGGCAAATTTAATGATTTTGTTAGCTGTTTTTACGCTGGGATACAGTATTTATGAACTTGGACACTCACTATTTTTCAAAGAGGGTGGTATCTCAATTGAGTCTATTTTCAAACCTATTATTGCATTAACTTTGGGGCTTGCAATTTTTGACTTATCTAAAACTATTTTAGAACAAGAGGTTGTTTTTAAAAGTTACTCTAAAAACTCCAAACTAGAGTATAAGGTGTTTACAAAGTTCTCTATTACAATTATTATCGCCTTATTGATTGAAGCATTGATGGTTGTATTTAAAATAGCATTACATGATTATTCTCAAATGTTGTATGCCGTGTATCTTATCGGTGGAGTTTCGATACTTGTCTTATCGTTAGGATTATTTATATTCTTTACAAGAAAAGTATCAAGAGAGTAG
- a CDS encoding radical SAM protein has product MSLGIDLSPSHKQCNFDCLYCELAPAATVDHQSETISIEEIISELKKHLHDKIDVITLTANGEPTLYPHLDKLIDEINKIKGSTQTLILTNSAMLTNEKVYESLLKLDQVKLSLDAVTPAIFKKIDRPHHDINVEDIVSRVEQFSKEYKGKLFIEILFVLGLNDTKEEVEKLNEVLLLVNAARIDLGTIDRPPAYPVSGISYKELYELSQLFDSSLPIHIASRIHAEANNTYYSNEDILNTLDKRPLTMQDIELLFDDDSKKRLLQLVETKQILVKKLDNLEFFIPSENSHRKKIK; this is encoded by the coding sequence ATGAGTTTGGGCATAGACCTCTCCCCTTCCCATAAGCAATGCAATTTTGACTGTTTATATTGTGAACTAGCCCCAGCGGCAACTGTAGATCATCAATCTGAAACTATAAGCATAGAAGAGATTATCTCTGAACTCAAAAAACATTTGCACGATAAGATAGATGTCATTACTTTAACTGCGAATGGAGAGCCTACACTTTACCCTCACCTAGATAAACTGATCGATGAGATTAATAAAATCAAAGGTAGTACTCAGACACTTATTTTAACAAACAGTGCAATGCTTACCAATGAAAAAGTATATGAGTCATTACTCAAGCTCGATCAAGTAAAACTCTCTTTGGATGCCGTTACACCTGCAATCTTTAAAAAGATAGACAGACCGCATCACGATATAAATGTAGAAGATATTGTCTCGAGAGTAGAACAGTTTTCTAAAGAGTATAAAGGGAAACTCTTCATCGAAATTTTATTCGTACTCGGCTTAAACGATACAAAAGAAGAAGTAGAAAAACTCAACGAAGTACTTCTTTTGGTTAATGCTGCCAGAATCGATCTCGGTACTATTGACAGACCGCCTGCTTATCCTGTAAGCGGCATTAGCTATAAAGAGCTTTATGAGCTTTCTCAACTCTTTGACTCTTCTCTGCCTATTCATATAGCTTCACGTATACATGCAGAAGCAAATAATACATACTATAGCAATGAAGATATATTAAATACGCTTGATAAACGCCCTTTGACAATGCAGGATATAGAGCTGTTATTTGATGATGATAGTAAAAAAAGACTGCTTCAGCTTGTAGAGACAAAGCAGATTTTAGTAAAAAAACTCGATAACTTAGAGTTTTTTATACCAAGTGAAAACTCTCATAGAAAAAAGATTAAATAG